One window of the Fusobacterium animalis 7_1 genome contains the following:
- the cobK gene encoding precorrin-6A reductase yields MIWVIGGTKDSRDFLEKFIKYDSDIIVSTATEYGAKLIENLPVKTSSEKMDKEAMLKFVDDNKITKVIDISHPYAFEVSKNAMEVAEEKNIKYFRFEREEINILPKKYKKFEDIENLIKYIENLEGNILVTLGSNNVPLFKDLKNLSNIYFRILPRWDMVKRCEDNNILPKNIIAMQGPFTENMNVAMMEQLNIKYLITKKAGDTGGEREKVNACNKLDVEIIYLEKKEIIYKNCYKDIDILIKNLIQ; encoded by the coding sequence ATGATTTGGGTAATAGGTGGTACTAAGGATTCAAGAGATTTTTTAGAAAAATTTATAAAATATGATAGTGATATTATTGTTTCAACTGCAACAGAATATGGAGCAAAATTAATAGAAAATTTACCTGTAAAAACTTCATCTGAAAAAATGGATAAAGAAGCTATGCTAAAATTTGTGGATGATAATAAAATTACAAAGGTAATAGACATAAGTCATCCTTATGCTTTTGAAGTTTCTAAAAATGCTATGGAAGTTGCAGAAGAAAAAAATATTAAATATTTTAGATTTGAAAGAGAAGAAATTAATATCTTACCTAAAAAGTATAAGAAATTTGAAGATATAGAAAATTTAATAAAGTATATTGAAAATTTGGAGGGAAATATTTTAGTTACTTTGGGAAGTAATAATGTTCCTTTGTTTAAAGATTTAAAAAATTTATCTAATATCTATTTTAGAATTTTACCCAGATGGGATATGGTAAAAAGATGTGAAGATAATAATATACTTCCAAAAAATATTATTGCTATGCAAGGACCTTTTACTGAAAATATGAATGTAGCAATGATGGAACAATTAAATATAAAATATCTGATTACTAAAAAAGCAGGGGATACAGGTGGAGAAAGAGAAAAAGTAAATGCCTGTAATAAACTTGATGTTGAGATTATTTATCTTGAAAAAAAAGAAATAATTTATAAAAATTGTTATAAAGATATTGATATTTTAATAAAAAATTTGATACAATAG
- a CDS encoding cation diffusion facilitator family transporter, whose amino-acid sequence MKKIKEEKRETVIIKTSILGIFINLLLVIFKAIVGLISNSIAIILDAVNNLSDALSSIITVISTKIADSEPDKEHPLGHGRIEYLSAMIVAGIIFYAGITSLIESIKKIFNPEEVNYSNITFIILVVSILLKLLLGKYVKNIGEKFNSPSLVASGSDATFDAILSSSVLVSAILYIFTDINIEAYVGALISIFIIKSGIEIFMEAVNEILGKRVDKKTINEIKKTICKIENVYGAYDLMLHNYGPDRYVGSVHIEIPDSMTAEEIDPLERKISNIVLEKHNIYLTGITVYSMNTKNMDIVKLRYKIYKIVMSNDGVLEFHGFYLEEKNKSIRFDIIIDYSLKNREEIYNKVLNDVKKEYPDYTINIKVDIDI is encoded by the coding sequence ATGAAGAAAATTAAGGAAGAAAAAAGAGAAACTGTTATCATAAAAACAAGTATTTTAGGAATTTTTATAAACTTGTTATTAGTTATTTTTAAAGCAATAGTTGGGTTAATTTCTAATTCTATCGCTATTATATTAGATGCAGTAAATAATTTAAGTGATGCACTATCTTCTATTATTACAGTTATTTCAACAAAGATAGCAGATTCAGAACCTGATAAGGAACATCCTTTAGGTCATGGTAGAATTGAATATTTAAGTGCCATGATAGTTGCAGGAATTATTTTTTACGCTGGTATAACCTCTTTAATAGAATCTATTAAAAAAATTTTTAATCCAGAAGAAGTTAATTATTCTAATATTACTTTTATAATATTGGTAGTTTCTATTCTGCTAAAACTTTTACTTGGAAAGTATGTTAAAAATATTGGAGAAAAATTTAATTCTCCTTCACTTGTTGCATCTGGTTCAGATGCAACATTTGATGCCATACTTTCATCTTCTGTTTTGGTGTCTGCAATTTTATATATTTTTACAGATATTAATATAGAAGCCTATGTTGGAGCTCTTATTTCAATTTTTATTATAAAATCTGGTATAGAAATATTTATGGAAGCTGTAAATGAGATTCTAGGAAAGAGAGTGGATAAGAAAACTATAAATGAAATAAAGAAAACTATCTGTAAGATTGAAAATGTATATGGAGCCTATGATTTAATGTTACATAACTATGGACCTGATAGATATGTAGGTTCCGTCCATATTGAAATACCTGATTCAATGACTGCTGAGGAAATTGACCCTCTTGAAAGAAAAATATCTAATATAGTGTTAGAAAAACATAATATTTATTTAACAGGAATTACAGTATATTCAATGAATACAAAAAATATGGACATAGTTAAACTTCGTTATAAGATTTATAAAATAGTTATGTCTAATGATGGAGTTTTAGAATTTCATGGTTTTTATTTAGAAGAAAAAAATAAATCTATAAGATTCGATATTATTATTGATTATTCTTTAAAAAATAGGGAAGAAATTTATAATAAGGTTTTAAATGATGTCAAAAAGGAATATCCAGATTACACTATTAATATTAAAGTGGACATTGATATATAA
- a CDS encoding phosphatase PAP2 family protein, with amino-acid sequence MDKLLKLKVKYTIFISIFFVIFYKGAEFYTYTVDNVPSYFMEWERNIPFLPVFMLPYMTSAPFFLVTIFLEKNENSLKLLMKRAIFLTVVSTFIFVIFPMKFYFPKPEIDNQIFKFLFYLLGKLDSNFNQCPSLHVSFAFLSLVVYCREVKSKFLKLFLCLWGFLLAISILFVYQHHFIDFVGGTLIFLITCIIFPRKK; translated from the coding sequence GTGGATAAACTATTAAAATTAAAGGTTAAATATACGATTTTTATATCAATATTTTTTGTAATTTTCTATAAAGGAGCTGAATTTTATACATATACAGTTGATAATGTTCCTTCGTATTTTATGGAATGGGAGAGAAATATTCCTTTTTTACCCGTTTTTATGTTGCCTTATATGACATCAGCACCATTCTTTTTAGTAACTATATTTTTGGAAAAGAATGAAAATAGTTTAAAATTACTTATGAAAAGAGCAATCTTTTTAACAGTAGTTTCTACTTTTATATTTGTCATATTTCCAATGAAATTTTATTTTCCAAAACCTGAAATTGATAATCAAATTTTTAAATTTCTTTTTTATCTATTAGGAAAATTGGACAGTAATTTTAATCAATGTCCATCATTGCATGTAAGTTTTGCTTTTCTTTCACTTGTAGTTTATTGTAGAGAAGTAAAATCAAAATTTTTAAAACTATTTTTATGTTTATGGGGATTTTTACTTGCAATTTCAATTTTATTTGTGTATCAACATCATTTTATTGATTTTGTAGGAGGCACATTAATATTTTTAATAACTTGTATAATTTTCCCAAGAAAAAAATAG
- a CDS encoding AAA domain-containing protein, protein MNKRESIIALYQYIAEVIKSLKTEKKDIHNEEWYYFLENLPKHSGITFNYLDNKNNLSNQKILQVEKLPFLKPLAIDEELLEWVDGDWNDYKSSVKLLKEKIVKIEGSVKVVNISEEEKEKLEKLLKDRKLWIEEQKKIEVVRKLFDTLYAKYLSLDRDSETLELLVANGIVKVPNEDIYYPVLLKKVNFSLDAERNLISIIDSSDNDFITQELYLNFLAEVENISLDNVFKLGDKIVENNIHPISKNDTIKDFFREFIHNLNPRAQFIEDKEVNEDENIITIEWKPTLFIRKKDDGKVEAINNIIKDIEEGGEIPEYLVELVGVVDKNKNENEKCSDILFTKETNNEQIEIVKNIYSHKAVVVQGPPGTGKTHTIANLLGHFLAEGKNVLITSQTRKALEVLKEKIPSEIQDLCISMLDDDSSDLGNSVESISEKLGYLNSENLKNEYVEIERNRNELKEDIKNIKRKIFNIKYQESKPIIYNNESITLKEAGEFLRKNERELDKIPGIVSSGVLCPINNEELDFLKSGYKKNVSKEEEREIELGLNKVSDFWNLEEFKETLEAKKEIRLKLELLLKNRKYHINDEILYIDDKIIIDLEKFKNYTDIDNIIPDELNIIENWKKDVCIAGMENSGDRKIWLDFIKDIRRLYELTNNTKDKFFKKDIVYKDIDVSTAKNLIIALKKGIEKPGFFFKHRLRKAKREISDKVTINKRILETLYDCDLALDYTNLAELEENTKNTWNILMSENTLMNEINNNKNFYKQLYSYADEMEYLLNWYDRERKPFLHKIENAGFEKIDINKTEGKPVYIDEINQVLDFVPVLKELISIGKVGLEYREVDKKYKGYLKKLENTIKENSPLGNEIKNAVEKEDTEKYSMALKKLEILSEKEELYRKHKDLLKNIRAVANLWADELEKGLFNEKVENIYNAWRYKQISQTLKELSEKPYESLQKDILEKSKELNKLTTELVTKKTWYNIIKFIEEKDNLAISQALRGWKQTIQKIGKGTGKNTALHKKHAKEKMLLCQKVVPAWIMPLNKVFDTLNPVENKFDIVIIDEASQSDISSLILLYMAKKVIVVGDDKQVSPSDVGVNIDKINMFRRKYIKGKVANDDLYGIRASLYSIVSTTFQPISLREHFRSVPEIIGYSNKTSYDNQILPLRDTNSSILKPAIVEYRVDGKRDEKNKVNKVEAETIVSLIEACLAMKEYKNSTFGVISLLGDEQAELIQNLIVKRIPAVEIESHKILCGNSASFQGDERDVMFISLVDSNEDNKSLRLVGEGIESATRKRYNVAISRAKDQLWIVHSIDKSSLKEGDLRKELFEYIDSIKENTFEKTIDKNSIISDFENEIVKRLLEKNYTVKQQWKVGSYDIDIVAIYGDKKIAIECDGKTLNHSEEEIMTNLAEQEVLERCGWEFIRVRASQYFRNPDKAIKELIIQLDDKGIYPNNKENHSNGNELLNSIKSEALELMEKYEEN, encoded by the coding sequence ATGAACAAGAGGGAAAGTATCATTGCACTTTATCAATATATAGCTGAGGTGATAAAGAGTTTAAAAACTGAAAAAAAAGATATTCATAATGAAGAATGGTATTATTTTTTAGAAAATCTTCCAAAACATTCAGGAATTACTTTTAACTATTTGGATAACAAAAATAATTTATCAAATCAGAAAATTTTACAAGTAGAAAAATTACCTTTTTTAAAACCTTTAGCTATTGATGAAGAACTTTTGGAATGGGTTGATGGTGATTGGAATGACTATAAATCATCTGTTAAATTATTAAAAGAAAAGATAGTCAAAATTGAAGGTTCTGTTAAGGTAGTAAATATTTCAGAAGAAGAAAAAGAAAAATTAGAAAAACTTTTAAAAGATAGAAAATTATGGATAGAGGAACAAAAGAAAATTGAAGTTGTCAGAAAATTATTTGATACTCTATATGCTAAATATTTAAGTTTAGATAGAGATTCTGAAACACTTGAATTACTTGTTGCAAATGGAATAGTAAAAGTTCCTAATGAAGATATATATTATCCTGTTCTATTGAAAAAGGTTAATTTTTCTCTTGATGCTGAAAGAAATTTAATTTCTATTATTGACAGTTCTGATAATGATTTTATCACACAAGAGTTATATTTGAATTTTTTAGCAGAAGTTGAAAATATAAGTCTAGACAATGTTTTTAAATTAGGGGATAAAATTGTAGAAAATAATATACATCCCATATCTAAAAATGATACAATCAAAGACTTTTTTAGAGAGTTTATACATAACTTAAATCCAAGAGCTCAATTTATTGAAGATAAAGAAGTAAATGAAGATGAAAATATAATAACTATTGAATGGAAGCCTACACTTTTTATTAGAAAAAAAGATGATGGAAAAGTAGAAGCTATTAATAATATAATTAAAGATATAGAAGAGGGAGGAGAAATTCCTGAATATTTAGTTGAATTAGTTGGAGTTGTTGACAAAAATAAAAATGAAAATGAAAAATGTTCAGATATTCTTTTTACAAAAGAAACTAATAATGAGCAAATAGAAATTGTTAAAAATATTTATTCTCATAAGGCTGTGGTCGTACAAGGACCACCAGGAACTGGAAAAACTCATACTATTGCTAATTTATTGGGACATTTTCTTGCAGAAGGAAAAAATGTTTTAATAACAAGTCAAACTAGAAAGGCCTTGGAAGTTTTAAAGGAAAAAATCCCTAGTGAGATACAAGATTTATGTATTTCAATGTTAGATGATGACAGTAGTGATTTAGGAAATTCAGTAGAAAGTATTTCAGAAAAACTAGGTTATTTAAATTCTGAAAACTTAAAAAATGAATATGTGGAAATAGAAAGAAATAGGAATGAGCTTAAAGAAGATATAAAAAATATAAAAAGAAAAATATTTAATATAAAATATCAAGAAAGTAAACCTATTATTTATAACAATGAAAGCATTACTTTAAAAGAAGCAGGGGAATTTTTAAGAAAAAATGAAAGAGAATTAGATAAAATTCCTGGTATAGTAAGTAGTGGTGTGCTTTGTCCTATAAATAATGAGGAATTAGATTTCTTAAAATCTGGATATAAGAAAAATGTGAGTAAAGAAGAAGAAAGGGAAATAGAATTAGGTTTAAATAAAGTTTCTGATTTTTGGAATTTAGAAGAATTTAAAGAGACACTTGAAGCTAAAAAAGAAATTAGACTTAAACTAGAACTTCTTTTAAAAAATAGAAAATATCATATAAATGATGAAATATTGTATATTGATGACAAAATAATAATAGATTTAGAAAAATTTAAAAATTATACTGATATAGATAATATAATTCCAGATGAATTAAATATAATTGAAAACTGGAAAAAAGATGTTTGTATTGCAGGTATGGAAAATTCTGGAGATAGAAAAATATGGTTAGATTTTATAAAAGATATAAGAAGATTATATGAACTCACTAACAATACAAAAGATAAATTCTTTAAAAAAGATATAGTTTATAAAGATATAGATGTCAGTACAGCTAAAAATTTGATTATTGCATTGAAAAAAGGAATTGAAAAGCCAGGATTTTTCTTTAAACACAGATTAAGAAAAGCTAAAAGAGAAATATCAGACAAGGTTACTATAAATAAAAGAATTTTAGAAACATTATATGATTGTGATTTAGCCTTAGATTATACTAATTTAGCTGAATTAGAAGAAAATACAAAAAATACTTGGAATATTTTAATGTCTGAAAACACATTAATGAATGAAATAAATAATAATAAAAATTTTTATAAACAACTATATTCTTATGCAGATGAAATGGAATATTTGTTAAATTGGTATGATAGAGAAAGAAAACCTTTTTTACATAAAATTGAAAATGCTGGTTTTGAAAAAATAGATATTAATAAAACAGAAGGAAAACCAGTATACATAGATGAAATCAATCAAGTACTAGATTTTGTTCCTGTACTTAAAGAATTAATAAGTATTGGAAAAGTGGGATTAGAATATAGAGAAGTTGATAAAAAATATAAAGGATATCTAAAAAAACTTGAAAATACAATAAAAGAAAATTCTCCATTAGGTAATGAAATTAAAAATGCTGTTGAAAAAGAAGATACAGAGAAATATTCTATGGCATTAAAAAAGTTAGAAATTTTATCTGAAAAGGAAGAATTATATAGAAAGCATAAGGATTTATTAAAAAATATAAGAGCTGTTGCTAATTTATGGGCTGATGAACTAGAAAAAGGATTATTCAATGAAAAGGTTGAAAATATATATAATGCTTGGAGATATAAACAAATTTCTCAAACATTAAAAGAATTATCTGAAAAACCTTATGAAAGTTTACAAAAAGACATTTTAGAAAAGTCCAAAGAATTAAATAAATTAACAACAGAATTGGTAACTAAGAAAACTTGGTACAATATTATAAAATTTATTGAAGAGAAAGATAATTTAGCAATAAGTCAAGCACTTAGAGGTTGGAAGCAAACTATCCAAAAAATAGGAAAAGGAACAGGTAAAAATACTGCTTTACATAAAAAGCATGCAAAAGAAAAAATGCTACTTTGTCAAAAGGTCGTACCTGCTTGGATTATGCCTTTAAATAAAGTGTTTGATACTTTAAACCCTGTTGAAAATAAATTTGATATAGTTATAATTGATGAGGCTAGCCAATCAGATATAAGTTCATTAATTTTATTGTATATGGCTAAAAAAGTTATAGTTGTTGGAGATGACAAACAAGTTAGTCCATCAGATGTAGGAGTTAATATTGATAAAATAAATATGTTTAGAAGAAAATATATTAAAGGTAAGGTAGCCAATGATGATTTATATGGAATAAGAGCTTCTTTATATTCTATTGTTTCAACTACATTTCAACCTATAAGTTTAAGAGAACATTTTAGATCTGTACCAGAAATTATTGGATATAGTAATAAAACTTCTTATGATAATCAAATATTACCTTTAAGAGATACAAATTCATCTATTTTAAAACCTGCTATCGTTGAATATAGAGTAGATGGAAAAAGAGACGAAAAAAATAAAGTTAATAAAGTTGAAGCTGAAACTATTGTTAGCCTAATAGAAGCCTGTTTAGCTATGAAAGAATATAAAAATAGTACATTTGGAGTTATATCTTTGTTAGGTGATGAACAAGCTGAACTGATTCAAAATTTAATAGTTAAAAGAATTCCAGCAGTTGAAATAGAAAGTCATAAAATTTTATGTGGAAATTCTGCTAGTTTCCAAGGTGATGAAAGAGATGTAATGTTCATTAGTTTAGTTGATAGCAATGAAGATAATAAATCTCTTAGATTAGTTGGAGAAGGTATAGAAAGTGCAACTAGAAAGAGATATAATGTTGCCATCAGTCGTGCTAAAGATCAGCTATGGATAGTTCATTCAATAGATAAAAGTAGTTTAAAAGAGGGAGATTTAAGAAAAGAATTATTTGAGTATATAGATTCTATAAAAGAAAATACTTTTGAGAAAACTATTGATAAAAATTCTATAATTTCTGATTTTGAAAATGAAATTGTAAAGCGTTTATTAGAAAAAAATTATACTGTCAAACAACAATGGAAAGTAGGCTCTTATGACATAGATATAGTTGCTATCTATGGAGATAAGAAAATTGCTATTGAATGTGATGGAAAAACTTTAAATCATTCAGAAGAAGAAATTATGACTAATTTAGCAGAACAAGAAGTTTTAGAACGTTGTGGTTGGGAATTTATAAGAGTGAGAGCAAGTCAATATTTTAGAAATCCTGATAAAGCAATAAAAGAACTTATTATTCAATTAGATGATAAAGGAATATATCCTAATAATAAAGAAAATCATTCCAATGGAAATGAATTATTGAATAGTATAAAATCTGAAGCATTGGAGTTGATGGAGAAATATGAAGAAAATTAA
- the asrB gene encoding anaerobic sulfite reductase subunit AsrB produces MCNCDNPYIPSPAKIIDIIKHTDIEWTFRVNADTSKTKPGQFYEISLPKFGESPISVSGIGEDFIDFTIRSVGRVTNEIFGYKVGDKLFIRGPYGNGFDLNEYIGRDLVIVVGGSALAPVRGIIQFVYNNPEKVKSFKLIAGFKSPKDVLFAKDLEEWSKKLDITLTVDGAEEGYKGNIGLVTKYIPELKFNDLSNVSAVVVGPPMMMKFSVAEFLKLNVAEKNIWVSYERNMHCGIGKCGHCKMDATYICLDGPVFDYEFAKNLVD; encoded by the coding sequence ATGTGTAATTGTGATAATCCTTATATACCTAGTCCAGCTAAAATTATTGACATTATAAAACATACAGATATTGAATGGACTTTCAGAGTTAATGCTGATACTAGCAAAACAAAGCCAGGACAGTTTTATGAAATATCTTTACCTAAATTTGGAGAAAGTCCTATATCAGTTTCAGGAATAGGTGAAGATTTTATAGATTTCACTATTCGTTCAGTGGGTAGAGTAACAAATGAAATATTTGGATATAAAGTTGGAGATAAATTATTTATCAGAGGTCCTTATGGAAATGGTTTTGACTTAAATGAATATATTGGAAGAGATTTAGTTATTGTTGTTGGGGGTAGTGCCTTAGCACCAGTTAGAGGAATTATTCAATTTGTATATAACAATCCAGAAAAAGTAAAATCTTTTAAATTGATAGCAGGTTTTAAATCTCCAAAAGATGTTTTATTTGCAAAAGATTTAGAAGAATGGAGTAAAAAACTTGATATAACTTTAACTGTTGATGGTGCAGAAGAGGGGTACAAAGGAAATATTGGTTTAGTTACAAAATATATTCCAGAATTAAAATTTAATGATTTATCAAATGTTTCAGCAGTTGTTGTAGGACCTCCTATGATGATGAAATTTTCTGTGGCAGAATTTTTAAAATTAAATGTGGCAGAAAAAAATATCTGGGTTTCTTATGAAAGAAATATGCATTGTGGTATAGGTAAATGTGGACATTGTAAAATGGATGCTACATATATTTGTTTAGATGGTCCTGTTTTTGATTATGAATTTGCAAAAAATTTAGTAGATTAG
- the asrC gene encoding sulfite reductase subunit C, whose protein sequence is MIRDLNTKKVMKNAFRITKTKYKTALRVRVPGGLIDPECLMLVSEISSKYGDGQIHITTRQGFEILGIDMEDMPAVNEMAQPLIEKLNINQDEKGKGYSAAGTRNVSACIGNKVCPKAQYNTTNFAKRIEKAIFPNDLHFKVALTGCPNDCIKARMHDFGIIGTCLPEYEMDRCVACGACVKKCKKLSVEALRMENNKIVRDENKCIGCGECVINCPMSAWTRSPKKYYKLMIMGRTGKKNPRLAEDWLRWVDEDSIVKIIENTYQYVKEYISKDAPNGKEHIGYIVDRTGFQEFRKWALKDVNLPKETVERQNIYWSGPKYDY, encoded by the coding sequence ATGATTAGAGATTTGAATACTAAAAAAGTAATGAAAAATGCTTTCAGAATAACTAAAACTAAATATAAAACTGCACTTAGAGTTAGAGTTCCAGGAGGATTAATAGATCCTGAATGTCTGATGTTAGTTTCAGAAATATCTTCAAAATATGGTGATGGACAAATTCATATAACAACAAGACAAGGTTTTGAAATTCTTGGTATAGATATGGAAGATATGCCTGCTGTAAATGAAATGGCTCAACCTTTAATTGAAAAATTAAATATAAATCAAGATGAAAAAGGAAAAGGTTATTCAGCAGCTGGAACAAGAAATGTTTCTGCTTGTATAGGAAATAAAGTTTGTCCTAAGGCTCAATATAATACAACTAATTTTGCTAAAAGAATTGAAAAAGCAATATTCCCTAATGATTTACATTTTAAAGTAGCTTTGACAGGTTGCCCTAATGATTGTATAAAAGCAAGAATGCATGACTTTGGAATAATTGGAACTTGTCTTCCTGAATATGAAATGGACAGATGTGTAGCCTGTGGTGCTTGTGTAAAAAAATGTAAAAAACTTTCAGTTGAAGCTCTAAGAATGGAAAATAATAAAATTGTTAGAGATGAAAATAAATGTATAGGCTGTGGTGAATGTGTTATAAATTGTCCTATGTCTGCTTGGACAAGAAGCCCTAAAAAATATTACAAACTTATGATTATGGGAAGAACTGGAAAGAAAAATCCAAGACTTGCAGAAGATTGGTTAAGATGGGTAGATGAAGATAGTATAGTCAAAATTATTGAAAATACTTATCAATATGTTAAGGAATATATATCAAAAGATGCTCCTAATGGAAAGGAACATATAGGATATATAGTTGATAGAACAGGTTTTCAAGAATTTAGAAAATGGGCACTAAAAGATGTAAATTTACCAAAAGAAACTGTTGAAAGACAAAATATTTATTGGTCTGGTCCTAAATATGATTATTAA
- a CDS encoding DUF4198 domain-containing protein, translating to MLSKKLLIGALVATMSVSSFAHFQMIYTADSNISGKSSVPFELIFTHPSDGVEAHSMDIGKDEKGTINPVVEFFSVHNGEKTDLKAGLKASKFGPTSKQVTSYKFNLDKNSGLKGGGDWGLIFVPAPYYEASEEVYIQQITKVLVNKDDLATDWNKRLANGYPEIIPLSNPITWKDEIFRGQVVDKAGKPVANAEIEIEYLNANIKNSKFVGELQKEKTATVIYADANGYFSFVPVHKGYWGFAALGAGGEMKHNGKELSQDAVLWIEAK from the coding sequence ATGCTATCTAAAAAATTATTAATTGGAGCTCTTGTAGCAACTATGTCTGTATCTTCTTTTGCACATTTTCAAATGATTTATACAGCTGATTCTAATATTTCTGGGAAATCTTCTGTACCATTTGAATTAATTTTTACACATCCATCAGATGGAGTTGAAGCTCACAGTATGGATATTGGAAAAGATGAAAAAGGAACTATAAATCCTGTTGTAGAATTTTTCTCTGTTCATAATGGAGAAAAAACTGACTTAAAAGCAGGTTTAAAAGCATCAAAATTTGGACCTACTTCAAAACAAGTTACTTCTTATAAATTTAATTTAGATAAAAACTCTGGATTAAAAGGTGGAGGAGATTGGGGATTAATTTTTGTTCCTGCTCCATATTACGAAGCATCAGAAGAAGTTTATATTCAACAAATTACCAAAGTATTAGTTAACAAAGATGATTTAGCAACTGATTGGAATAAAAGATTGGCTAATGGGTATCCTGAAATAATTCCTTTATCTAACCCAATTACTTGGAAAGATGAAATTTTTAGAGGACAAGTTGTTGATAAAGCTGGAAAACCAGTTGCTAATGCAGAAATAGAAATAGAATATCTAAATGCTAATATCAAAAATTCTAAATTTGTAGGAGAATTACAAAAAGAAAAAACTGCAACTGTTATTTATGCAGATGCAAATGGATATTTCTCTTTTGTTCCAGTACATAAAGGATATTGGGGATTTGCAGCACTAGGTGCAGGTGGAGAAATGAAACATAATGGAAAAGAACTTTCTCAAGATGCAGTTCTTTGGATAGAAGCTAAATAG
- a CDS encoding M48 family metallopeptidase: protein MEYTITKKKIKNFIIRIYPDLRIAVSVPLHASSKDIENFIQSKKEWIETTLNKLKMAKENKNNFKKNTIKILGKDVEKKNIESDLERIRLTDTSVYIYSKNIDNAEIDKKLFEWKFEELKSILEEYLGKYTKLLNTNINYYQIKKLSSAWGIYHKRENYISFNFDLIEKDIKCIEYVVLHELCHIFYMNHQKDFWTLVEKYMPDYKIRRKNLKSFC from the coding sequence GTGGAGTATACAATTACAAAAAAGAAAATCAAAAATTTTATAATAAGAATATATCCTGATTTAAGGATTGCAGTATCTGTACCCTTACATGCAAGTAGTAAAGATATAGAAAATTTTATTCAAAGTAAAAAAGAATGGATAGAAACAACCTTAAATAAATTAAAAATGGCTAAGGAAAATAAAAATAATTTTAAAAAAAATACTATAAAAATTTTAGGAAAAGATGTAGAGAAAAAAAATATTGAATCAGATTTAGAAAGAATAAGATTAACTGATACAAGTGTTTATATTTATTCAAAAAATATTGATAATGCTGAAATAGATAAAAAATTATTTGAATGGAAATTTGAAGAGTTAAAAAGCATTTTAGAGGAATATCTAGGAAAATATACAAAATTATTAAATACGAATATTAATTATTATCAAATTAAAAAACTTTCTTCTGCTTGGGGTATATACCACAAGAGAGAAAACTATATTAGTTTTAACTTTGATTTAATTGAGAAAGATATTAAATGTATTGAATATGTTGTCTTACATGAATTATGTCATATATTCTATATGAATCATCAAAAAGATTTTTGGACTTTGGTTGAAAAATATATGCCAGATTATAAAATAAGAAGAAAAAATTTAAAAAGTTTTTGTTAA